From the genome of Variovorax sp. RA8, one region includes:
- the ftsA gene encoding cell division protein FtsA gives MSKEYKDLVVGLDIGTAKVMAVVAEVLPTGELKLAGLGIAPSNGLKRGVVVNIDATVQSIQQALKEAELMADCKISRVYTGITGSHIRGINSSGMVAVKDKEVTQADVARVVETARAINISSDQRLLLVEPQEFVIDGQDVKEPIGMSGMRLEAKVHIVTGAQSAAENIIKCVRRCGLEVDQLMLNPLASSQAVLTEDERELGVVLVDIGAGTTDVAIFTNGAIRHTAVIPIAGDLITSDIAMALRTPTKDAEDIKVENGYAKQLLADPETQVEVPGLGDRGPRMLSKQALAGVIEPRVEEIFSLVQQVVRESGYEEVLSSGVVLTGGSAVMPGMVELGEDIFLKPVRRGIPKYSSALSDMVAQPRAATVMGLLEEARFARLRGFKVAQKNGSVKTAFGRFKDFIVGNF, from the coding sequence ATGTCCAAGGAATACAAAGACCTGGTTGTCGGACTCGACATCGGCACCGCCAAGGTGATGGCAGTGGTGGCCGAGGTGCTGCCCACCGGCGAGCTCAAGCTGGCGGGGCTGGGCATCGCGCCCAGCAACGGGCTCAAGCGCGGCGTGGTGGTGAACATCGATGCCACGGTGCAGAGCATCCAGCAGGCGCTGAAGGAAGCGGAGCTGATGGCCGACTGCAAGATCAGCCGCGTCTACACCGGCATCACCGGCAGCCATATCCGCGGCATCAATTCGAGCGGCATGGTGGCGGTCAAGGACAAGGAAGTGACGCAGGCCGACGTGGCGCGCGTGGTGGAGACCGCGCGCGCGATCAACATCTCCAGCGACCAGCGCCTGCTGTTGGTGGAGCCGCAGGAGTTCGTGATCGACGGCCAGGATGTGAAGGAGCCGATCGGCATGAGCGGCATGCGCCTCGAAGCCAAGGTGCACATCGTCACCGGCGCGCAGAGCGCGGCCGAGAACATCATCAAGTGCGTGCGCCGCTGCGGGCTGGAGGTCGACCAGCTGATGCTGAACCCGCTGGCCTCCAGCCAGGCGGTGCTGACCGAGGACGAGCGCGAGCTGGGCGTGGTGCTGGTGGACATCGGCGCCGGCACCACGGACGTGGCCATCTTCACCAACGGCGCGATCCGCCACACCGCGGTGATCCCGATCGCCGGCGACCTCATCACCAGTGACATTGCGATGGCGCTGCGCACGCCCACCAAGGACGCCGAGGACATCAAGGTCGAGAACGGCTATGCCAAGCAGCTGCTGGCCGATCCCGAGACGCAGGTCGAGGTGCCCGGGCTCGGCGACCGCGGGCCGCGGATGCTCAGCAAGCAGGCGCTGGCCGGCGTGATCGAGCCGCGCGTGGAAGAGATCTTCTCGCTGGTGCAGCAGGTGGTGCGCGAGTCGGGCTACGAGGAGGTGCTGTCCTCCGGCGTCGTGCTGACCGGCGGCAGCGCGGTGATGCCCGGCATGGTCGAGCTCGGCGAGGACATCTTCCTGAAGCCGGTGCGGCGCGGGATCCCGAAGTATTCGAGCGCGCTCTCGGACATGGTCGCGCAGCCGCGTGCCGCGACCGTGATGGGCCTGCTCGAGGAGGCGCGTTTTGCAAGGCTGCGCGGCTTCAAGGTCGCGCAGAAGAACGGCTCGGTGAAAACCGCGTTCGGCCGATTCAAGGATTTCATCGTGGGGAACTTCTGA